One Planktothrix sp. FACHB-1365 genomic window carries:
- a CDS encoding adenine phosphoribosyltransferase, which translates to MDLKSLIREIPDFPKPGILFRDITTLLQDPQGLRYTIDCLTEKCRPLSPDYILGMESRGFLFGMPLAYQLDVGFVPIRKPKKLPAAVYRAEYELEYGTDCLEMHQDAISSGHRVLIVDDLIATGGTAKATAELVQQAGATVAGFCFVVELTGLKGREQLPDVPVISLLQYD; encoded by the coding sequence ATGGATTTAAAGTCTCTCATTCGGGAAATTCCCGATTTTCCTAAACCTGGAATTTTATTCCGAGATATTACGACTTTGTTACAAGACCCCCAAGGACTACGGTATACCATTGATTGTTTAACGGAAAAATGTCGTCCTTTGTCTCCTGACTATATTCTCGGAATGGAGTCGAGGGGATTTTTATTTGGAATGCCTTTAGCTTATCAATTAGACGTGGGGTTTGTTCCTATCCGTAAACCTAAAAAATTACCCGCCGCCGTCTATCGGGCTGAATATGAATTAGAATATGGCACGGATTGTTTAGAAATGCACCAAGATGCAATTTCATCAGGACATCGGGTGTTAATTGTAGATGATTTAATTGCCACAGGTGGGACAGCAAAAGCGACGGCTGAATTAGTTCAACAAGCGGGGGCTACCGTTGCCGGATTTTGTTTTGTTGTGGAACTCACGGGTTTAAAGGGTCGAGAACAATTGCCCGATGTTCCGGTGATTAGCTTGTTACAATACGATTAA
- a CDS encoding CHAT domain-containing protein — MKTHRFTAKLIPLLVLNGLIPPAMAEMPGVSGGVMAVPGEHQGRAVPPNQLSNLNSALFFPAIPINNSPVFSPNSVSPMPGNFMQIPNQPMGGNNIVLPPNSPSMFSTSPLSPAPHSIPGNAAPQPTPGGNGHFVQLSGMGQMLNLEVPVTATLANGSVSPLALPELLTGSPFNSPANHVSVNAQGQMILSHTNSPMEITSGPFSNHSPGILQLDSRLVPGNGAPGMPPMMGFPGLKDVNSQQKLEIPIREVNNLIFSANQTQLQDRNWGGFTGLEELRRDEFAEYFGQDVVGFSLTTADAASVLKRIYRETGTHAAVVYVMLRKNDLDVVVLTENGKPQLKRVDVSHAELMAKVQEFRTGITNPRNRNSENYLSASQQLYRWLMTPIESELKAGNIETLLLSLDAGLRSLPMAALHDGQHFLVENYSLSLIPSLSLLDTRYRSLENTQVLAMGASQFVDLQPLPAVETELNLITKQMWSGHVFMNQAFTINNLIRQRRDYPYQIIHLATHSEFNPGRPDNSFIQLWDKERLGLNQLRQLGWNKPAVELLVLSSCRTALGDEHAELGFAGLAVQAGVKSALASLWYVSDEGTLGLMTEFYRQLQGSKIKAEALRKAQIKLLKGEVKLEAGYLQLDEKQKILLPPELGNLPPQTLTHPYYWSAFTLIGSPW, encoded by the coding sequence ATGAAAACCCATCGATTCACAGCAAAATTGATCCCCCTTTTGGTTTTAAATGGTCTTATTCCTCCGGCGATGGCTGAAATGCCTGGGGTTTCTGGGGGTGTCATGGCTGTCCCTGGGGAACATCAGGGGCGTGCTGTCCCCCCTAACCAACTCTCGAATCTAAATTCCGCGCTATTTTTTCCGGCTATTCCTATTAATAATTCCCCCGTTTTTAGCCCTAACTCTGTCTCTCCAATGCCGGGGAATTTCATGCAAATTCCCAATCAACCGATGGGTGGAAATAATATTGTTTTACCGCCTAATTCTCCCTCTATGTTTTCAACCAGTCCCCTCTCACCTGCTCCCCATTCAATACCAGGAAATGCAGCACCCCAGCCTACTCCAGGGGGGAATGGTCATTTTGTTCAGTTATCAGGAATGGGACAAATGTTAAATTTAGAAGTCCCGGTTACAGCAACTCTGGCGAATGGGTCGGTGAGTCCTTTAGCTTTACCTGAATTACTAACAGGTTCTCCCTTTAATAGTCCAGCAAATCATGTGAGTGTGAATGCTCAAGGTCAGATGATTTTAAGTCATACTAACTCCCCAATGGAGATAACTTCTGGGCCGTTTTCAAATCATTCTCCGGGGATTTTGCAGTTGGATTCTCGATTAGTTCCTGGAAATGGTGCACCGGGAATGCCCCCGATGATGGGTTTTCCGGGCTTAAAAGACGTTAATTCTCAACAAAAATTAGAGATTCCTATTCGGGAAGTTAATAATTTAATCTTTAGTGCTAATCAAACGCAATTACAGGATAGAAATTGGGGGGGATTTACTGGCTTAGAGGAATTACGTCGGGATGAATTTGCCGAATATTTCGGTCAAGACGTGGTAGGTTTTTCGTTAACAACGGCGGATGCAGCATCGGTTTTAAAACGCATTTATCGAGAAACGGGAACCCATGCGGCGGTGGTTTATGTGATGTTGAGGAAAAATGATTTAGATGTGGTGGTGTTAACGGAAAATGGAAAACCGCAATTGAAACGAGTTGATGTTTCTCATGCCGAATTAATGGCGAAAGTTCAGGAGTTTAGAACTGGAATTACGAATCCACGAAATCGAAATTCTGAAAATTATTTATCAGCTTCTCAACAACTTTATCGCTGGTTAATGACTCCGATTGAATCTGAATTGAAAGCGGGTAATATTGAAACATTATTATTAAGTTTAGATGCTGGATTACGCAGTTTACCGATGGCTGCACTCCACGACGGCCAGCACTTTTTAGTGGAAAATTATAGTTTGAGTTTAATTCCGAGTTTGAGTTTATTAGATACTCGTTATCGTTCTCTGGAAAATACGCAAGTTTTAGCCATGGGAGCGAGTCAGTTTGTGGATTTACAACCCTTACCTGCGGTAGAAACCGAGTTAAATTTAATTACTAAACAGATGTGGTCGGGTCATGTGTTTATGAATCAAGCCTTTACGATTAATAATTTAATTCGTCAACGGCGAGATTATCCCTATCAAATTATTCATTTAGCGACCCATAGTGAATTTAACCCCGGACGTCCTGATAATTCTTTTATACAATTGTGGGATAAGGAACGATTGGGTTTAAATCAGTTAAGACAGTTAGGATGGAATAAACCCGCAGTGGAGTTGTTAGTATTGTCGTCTTGTCGTACTGCTTTAGGGGATGAACACGCAGAACTCGGATTTGCGGGGTTAGCCGTTCAAGCGGGTGTAAAATCCGCTTTAGCGAGTTTATGGTATGTTAGTGATGAGGGAACGTTAGGGTTAATGACTGAGTTTTATCGTCAATTACAGGGGTCTAAAATTAAAGCGGAGGCATTAAGAAAAGCTCAAATTAAACTTTTAAAAGGGGAGGTAAAATTAGAAGCAGGTTATTTACAACTCGATGAGAAACAAAAGATTCTGCTGCCGCCAGAACTGGGAAATTTACCGCCTCAAACTTTGACTCATCCTTATTATTGGTCAGCGTTTACTTTAATTGGCAGTCCTTGGTAA
- a CDS encoding phosphomannose isomerase type II C-terminal cupin domain translates to MSTDKTAQTPISEESTTRTPPWGQVSLLEEGDRYRINRIVVNPGYHISTQMHYHRSEHWIVVAGTAKVVCGGEETLLLPKQSTYVPMNTPHRVENPGVIPLVMIEVQNGEYLGDDDIIRFPDEDSKHKGKK, encoded by the coding sequence ATGAGCACAGATAAAACCGCACAAACCCCTATTTCCGAAGAAAGTACAACTCGGACACCGCCTTGGGGTCAGGTGAGTTTACTTGAAGAAGGCGATCGCTACCGAATTAATCGCATTGTCGTCAATCCAGGTTATCATATCAGTACCCAAATGCACTATCATCGCAGTGAACACTGGATTGTAGTAGCAGGAACCGCTAAAGTCGTTTGTGGGGGCGAGGAAACTTTACTGCTTCCAAAGCAGTCCACCTATGTCCCCATGAATACCCCCCACCGCGTAGAAAATCCTGGGGTGATTCCTTTGGTGATGATTGAAGTACAGAATGGCGAATATTTGGGAGACGATGATATTATTCGTTTTCCTGATGAAGACAGCAAACACAAAGGGAAAAAATAA
- a CDS encoding GGDEF domain-containing protein, giving the protein MENDPCSEKQLLDCIYELRQKIKTLKQEKADLEILLEITTAHGDLVEAQLQKSYQQLKAEIHERHLAQMKLQASQEHLQSLVGLLRQEKNDLELILETTIEHSNLVEESLHYDSIHDSLTGLFNRRYLDTVFPQVLNSAQKVQECLSILMTDIDYFKDFNDKFGHKAGDIVLKLVSKTVQDVLRISDMAYRYGGEEFVFILPNTNLQIAQMIAEGIRLKVKNLQQEYSYNFLEGITVSIGVAGFPDHGNSCDQLLQLADIALYQAKKQGRDRVIVVDTSNANLF; this is encoded by the coding sequence ATGGAAAATGATCCTTGTTCTGAAAAACAACTACTGGACTGTATTTACGAACTCCGCCAGAAGATTAAAACCCTGAAGCAGGAAAAAGCTGATCTAGAAATTTTATTAGAAATTACGACGGCTCATGGGGATTTAGTAGAAGCTCAATTACAGAAATCCTATCAACAACTAAAAGCAGAAATTCACGAACGTCATTTAGCGCAAATGAAACTCCAAGCTTCTCAAGAACACCTGCAATCGTTAGTTGGTTTATTACGTCAGGAAAAAAATGATTTAGAGTTAATTTTGGAAACCACGATTGAACATAGTAATCTGGTAGAAGAAAGCTTACATTATGATAGTATTCATGATTCCCTAACAGGATTATTTAATCGCAGATATTTAGACACCGTATTTCCCCAGGTACTCAATTCAGCACAAAAGGTGCAAGAATGTTTAAGTATTTTAATGACAGATATTGATTATTTTAAGGATTTTAATGATAAGTTTGGTCACAAAGCCGGAGACATTGTTCTGAAATTGGTGAGTAAAACGGTACAAGATGTTCTCCGTATTTCTGATATGGCTTATCGCTATGGCGGTGAAGAATTTGTCTTTATTTTACCGAATACCAATCTTCAAATCGCTCAAATGATTGCTGAGGGAATCCGCCTCAAAGTTAAAAACTTACAACAGGAATATTCCTATAATTTTTTAGAAGGAATTACGGTATCTATTGGAGTTGCTGGATTTCCTGATCATGGAAACTCCTGTGATCAGTTATTACAACTAGCAGATATCGCTTTATATCAAGCTAAAAAACAGGGACGAGATCGGGTTATTGTCGTTGATACTTCAAATGCTAATTTATTTTAA
- a CDS encoding DUF6272 family protein, which produces MTEIFGDFVEVPPVSNEFLMIGFSPYSMPLKQRWRNNELSANFMADYVTTFFPKSEYDQATSSRQNEIKSSVSFIANELLENAMKFSDDTVNQPISIQLYLKTDRLIFVVVNSITPEAVKPFKEFIEKLINSDTETLYIQQIEQNLENDTQSGLGYLTMINDYFARLGWKFETIQTEPKIVNVTTMVQLAI; this is translated from the coding sequence ATGACCGAGATTTTTGGCGACTTTGTTGAAGTTCCTCCCGTCAGTAACGAATTTCTGATGATTGGTTTCTCTCCCTATTCCATGCCACTCAAACAGCGTTGGCGGAACAATGAATTGTCAGCTAATTTTATGGCTGATTATGTAACAACATTTTTTCCCAAAAGTGAATATGATCAAGCGACTTCATCTCGACAAAATGAAATTAAAAGTTCCGTTAGTTTTATTGCAAATGAATTATTAGAAAATGCGATGAAATTTAGCGATGATACAGTCAATCAACCTATTAGTATTCAACTGTATTTAAAAACAGATAGACTAATCTTTGTTGTTGTGAATAGCATTACTCCTGAAGCGGTTAAGCCCTTTAAAGAATTTATTGAAAAACTCATAAATTCTGATACTGAAACATTGTACATTCAGCAAATTGAACAAAACTTAGAAAATGATACCCAGTCGGGTTTAGGGTATTTAACCATGATTAATGATTACTTCGCTCGATTGGGATGGAAATTTGAAACCATTCAAACAGAACCTAAAATTGTCAACGTCACAACAATGGTTCAACTTGCCATTTAA
- a CDS encoding NUDIX hydrolase, whose amino-acid sequence MIKNHHPSSSPWKVIQLLAEIRSPWVTVIAEQLQDDQGKIVDYWRVEKADSVVILTIQNQTLILPKPMYRPGVGKTTLDFPGGRVSSEQTPLEAVPLILQKELGIQSHEIAKILTLNHEGWAINSSFSNQKLYGFMAEILPNISINPEQIGAIYPITTQGIEALLKDLVCLQCRGILLEWKQQFKIN is encoded by the coding sequence ATGATCAAAAATCATCACCCCTCATCGTCTCCTTGGAAAGTTATTCAACTTTTAGCGGAGATTCGTTCTCCTTGGGTAACGGTAATTGCGGAACAATTACAAGATGATCAAGGCAAAATTGTAGACTATTGGCGAGTGGAAAAAGCTGATTCTGTTGTGATTTTAACGATTCAGAATCAAACCTTGATTTTGCCTAAACCTATGTATCGTCCGGGGGTCGGAAAAACCACACTTGATTTTCCAGGAGGACGAGTTTCCTCAGAACAAACACCTTTAGAAGCGGTTCCCTTGATTCTCCAAAAAGAGTTAGGAATTCAATCTCATGAAATTGCTAAAATTCTCACTTTAAATCATGAGGGATGGGCAATTAATAGTTCTTTTTCTAACCAAAAATTATATGGATTTATGGCTGAGATTTTACCGAATATTTCTATCAATCCCGAACAAATTGGAGCAATTTACCCGATTACAACTCAGGGAATTGAAGCGTTACTCAAGGATTTAGTTTGTCTTCAATGTCGAGGAATTTTATTAGAATGGAAACAGCAATTTAAAATAAATTAG
- a CDS encoding DUF305 domain-containing protein: protein MRFNPDLLSSLLGISLTLSLGACTTVESSSKPINSSTATPVSSETILSQNHGMSMDLGPGDVEYDLRFIDAMIPHHQGAINMAQQVLQKSTRPDVKKLAEDIIKAQEKEIAQMQEWRKTWYPQAKDAIAYHAAMGHSMPMSSQQMDSMMMMADLGAADSDFDQRFFTAMIPHHQGALIMAKDAQTKSKRPEIQQLAQAILTSQEAEIKLMQQWLNQGLKK from the coding sequence ATGAGATTTAACCCTGACTTGTTATCTTCCCTTCTCGGAATTTCCCTGACCTTAAGTTTAGGTGCTTGTACAACAGTTGAATCCTCTTCTAAACCGATTAATTCTTCAACAGCAACGCCTGTTAGTTCTGAAACAATCCTCAGTCAAAATCATGGCATGAGCATGGATTTAGGCCCTGGGGATGTTGAGTATGATTTACGCTTTATTGATGCCATGATTCCCCATCATCAAGGCGCTATTAATATGGCTCAACAAGTTCTCCAAAAATCGACTCGTCCTGACGTTAAAAAATTAGCCGAAGACATCATTAAAGCTCAAGAAAAAGAAATTGCTCAGATGCAGGAATGGCGGAAAACGTGGTATCCCCAAGCAAAAGATGCCATTGCTTATCATGCTGCTATGGGTCATAGTATGCCCATGTCTTCTCAACAAATGGATTCAATGATGATGATGGCTGATTTAGGGGCGGCTGATTCAGATTTTGATCAACGATTTTTCACCGCGATGATTCCCCATCATCAAGGGGCATTAATCATGGCAAAAGATGCTCAAACCAAATCAAAACGCCCGGAAATTCAACAACTTGCTCAAGCTATTTTAACATCTCAAGAAGCGGAAATTAAGTTAATGCAGCAATGGTTAAATCAAGGGTTGAAGAAATAA
- a CDS encoding ABC transporter permease, which translates to MMSETLVYIGKRLLQAILTLFLASALCFTITQLAPGDYLDNLSNNPQISPETLDQLRQQFRLDKSAWEQYWYWLGQIVGYGNFGYSFANQRSVTSLLLERVPATLLLAILSLIITWAIGIPLGIVGAVHQNRFIDRFLQVISYAGQGFPSFITALLLLFLAQKTSPLFPVGGMTSINFPDLSPLGKIADIAWHSILPTLALSITSFAGLQRLMRGQLLDVLRQDYIQTARAKGLPENRVIYIHALRNAVNPLITLLGFEFASLLGGAFIAETFFNWPGLGKLILQAVQQQDLYLVMASLMMGAVMLIIGNLLADLLLKAVDPRIKLEDLR; encoded by the coding sequence ATGATGAGTGAAACATTGGTCTATATTGGCAAACGATTATTACAAGCTATTTTAACGCTATTTTTAGCCTCGGCTTTATGTTTTACCATTACTCAACTTGCCCCTGGAGATTATTTAGATAACCTCTCGAATAATCCCCAAATTTCACCGGAAACCTTAGACCAATTGCGGCAACAATTTCGCCTTGATAAATCGGCTTGGGAACAATATTGGTATTGGTTAGGGCAAATTGTTGGTTACGGCAATTTTGGCTATAGTTTTGCCAATCAACGGTCTGTTACTTCTTTGCTTTTAGAACGAGTTCCGGCTACGTTATTATTAGCCATTTTATCCTTAATTATCACTTGGGCAATTGGAATTCCGTTAGGCATTGTTGGGGCGGTTCATCAAAACCGTTTCATTGACCGATTTTTACAAGTGATTAGTTACGCCGGACAAGGCTTTCCCAGTTTCATCACAGCTTTATTATTATTGTTTTTAGCTCAAAAAACCTCCCCCTTATTTCCCGTTGGTGGAATGACCAGTATTAATTTCCCAGATTTATCCCCCTTGGGAAAAATAGCGGATATTGCTTGGCATAGTATTTTACCCACCTTAGCCTTAAGTATTACCAGTTTTGCTGGGTTACAACGGTTAATGCGGGGGCAGCTTTTAGATGTTTTACGTCAAGATTATATTCAAACCGCTAGGGCGAAAGGACTCCCTGAAAATCGTGTTATTTATATTCATGCCCTCCGCAATGCGGTTAATCCTTTAATTACATTATTAGGCTTTGAATTTGCCAGTTTATTAGGAGGAGCTTTTATTGCGGAAACCTTTTTTAATTGGCCGGGATTAGGTAAATTAATCTTGCAAGCCGTACAACAACAGGATTTATATTTAGTTATGGCGAGTTTAATGATGGGGGCGGTGATGTTAATTATTGGTAATTTATTAGCAGATTTACTCTTAAAAGCCGTTGACCCTCGAATTAAATTAGAAGATTTACGTTAA
- a CDS encoding GGDEF domain-containing protein codes for MQQTTPHSVSELFLEMQKLSQELETLKREKLDLEILLEATTVHADLVESQLYESNRQLHLEIRERKLAEAKLKASERQLRSLLETVSQANHDLRIILETATAHGDFIEEYTHNLSIRDPLTGLFNRRYQEKSLDRHLKYAQEYQQVLSVIMIDIDNFKRFNDKWGHQVGDVVLQEISQFLIGNIRQSDIACRYGGEELMLILPRTSLEEAKILAEKLRLGVERLRLEKHDPFWENLTISLGIATFPVHGLSSLQIAESADAALYQAKAKGRNCAITATELLL; via the coding sequence ATGCAGCAAACTACCCCCCACTCAGTCTCTGAACTGTTCTTGGAAATGCAAAAACTCTCTCAAGAGTTAGAAACCTTGAAACGGGAAAAGTTGGATTTAGAAATTTTATTAGAAGCAACAACCGTTCATGCTGATTTAGTAGAATCTCAATTATATGAATCCAACCGACAATTGCACTTAGAAATCCGAGAGCGAAAACTGGCTGAAGCTAAATTAAAAGCATCAGAACGTCAACTTAGAAGCTTACTGGAAACGGTCAGCCAAGCCAATCATGATCTGAGAATTATCTTGGAAACAGCAACGGCTCATGGAGATTTTATTGAAGAATATACTCACAATCTTAGCATTCGAGATCCCTTGACTGGTTTGTTTAATCGGCGTTATCAGGAAAAATCCTTAGACCGTCATCTCAAATATGCCCAGGAATATCAGCAAGTCCTCAGTGTTATTATGATTGATATCGATAATTTTAAAAGGTTTAATGATAAATGGGGTCATCAAGTCGGAGATGTGGTTCTACAGGAAATCAGTCAATTTTTGATTGGCAATATTCGTCAATCAGATATAGCTTGTCGATATGGAGGGGAAGAATTAATGCTGATTTTACCCAGAACGTCTTTAGAAGAAGCTAAAATTTTAGCAGAAAAACTGCGTTTAGGAGTTGAAAGATTGAGGCTAGAAAAGCATGACCCATTTTGGGAAAATCTGACAATTTCTTTGGGAATTGCGACTTTTCCCGTCCACGGATTATCGAGTTTGCAAATCGCTGAATCGGCTGATGCCGCTTTATATCAAGCAAAAGCTAAAGGACGAAACTGTGCGATTACCGCCACTGAACTCTTGCTATAG
- a CDS encoding DUF790 family protein, with protein sequence MLPSELLSYKQQGETVIPLRLNIDTKHINLATDVIQCFEESVNQTQGELNKKLQEFEGDSPDYRLKRGLAHLLRSSFCTFEVVSPLEPVELRQKVFALAAKTVPSSAATEHTLEQVATQLSQDLNREVLPHQILSGLYADLQENRILTQLDSPTPEALLHRYNVSQVQGIFYQASQIIINAYRNDPGEYKLLFRYLKLFQLMTYIEGDADQGFTLTIDGPTSLFKASTRYGLSLAKMIPALLHVTKWSLKAKLQQRDPYTRVVRTGYFSLNSDCGLVSHYPPGKPYDSMIEQSFAERWNKLKTEWKLEREVDLIPLPGSVMIPDFRLVHPDGRVFLLEIIGYWRPEYLQKKFYQVQRSGCDTLILAISERLNLENAGININRLPVPVVWFKDKLSPKAVLDILENQA encoded by the coding sequence ATGCTACCTTCTGAACTTTTAAGTTATAAACAACAGGGAGAAACGGTTATTCCCCTGCGTTTAAATATTGATACAAAACATATCAATCTAGCAACGGATGTGATTCAATGTTTTGAAGAATCTGTGAATCAAACCCAAGGGGAACTGAATAAGAAATTACAGGAATTTGAAGGGGATAGTCCTGACTATCGGTTGAAACGAGGATTAGCTCATTTATTAAGAAGTAGTTTTTGTACCTTTGAGGTTGTTAGTCCCTTAGAACCTGTAGAATTACGACAAAAAGTATTTGCATTAGCGGCGAAAACTGTCCCCAGTTCGGCGGCGACAGAACACACCTTAGAACAGGTAGCAACTCAACTCAGCCAAGACTTAAATCGAGAGGTTTTACCGCATCAAATTTTATCAGGTCTTTATGCAGATTTACAGGAAAATCGAATTTTAACCCAATTAGATTCTCCCACTCCAGAAGCGTTATTACATCGGTATAATGTATCTCAAGTTCAGGGGATTTTCTATCAAGCGAGTCAAATTATTATTAACGCCTATCGCAATGACCCAGGGGAATATAAATTATTATTTCGATATTTAAAATTATTCCAATTAATGACGTATATTGAAGGAGATGCAGATCAAGGATTTACCTTAACCATTGATGGGCCGACCAGTTTATTTAAAGCCAGTACCCGCTATGGTTTATCTTTAGCTAAAATGATTCCGGCTTTACTTCATGTGACAAAATGGAGTTTAAAGGCGAAATTACAACAACGTGACCCCTATACTCGTGTGGTGAGAACGGGTTATTTTAGTTTAAATTCTGATTGCGGTTTGGTCAGTCATTATCCACCGGGTAAACCCTATGATAGTATGATTGAACAATCTTTTGCTGAACGTTGGAATAAGTTAAAAACTGAATGGAAATTAGAACGTGAAGTGGATTTAATTCCCCTTCCGGGGAGTGTGATGATTCCTGATTTTCGGTTAGTTCATCCTGATGGACGGGTGTTTTTATTAGAGATTATTGGCTATTGGCGACCGGAATATTTACAGAAGAAGTTTTATCAGGTTCAACGTTCTGGATGTGATACTTTAATTTTAGCGATTTCTGAACGGTTGAATTTAGAAAATGCTGGCATTAATATTAATCGTCTCCCGGTTCCTGTGGTATGGTTTAAGGATAAGTTATCGCCTAAAGCAGTATTAGATATTTTGGAAAATCAAGCCTAA